In Mus musculus strain C57BL/6J chromosome 1, GRCm38.p6 C57BL/6J, a single genomic region encodes these proteins:
- the Ndufa10 gene encoding NADH dehydrogenase [ubiquinone] 1 alpha subcomplex subunit 10, mitochondrial isoform X1, translating into MKHYPEAGIQYSSTTTGDGRPLDIEFSGSCSLEKFYDDPKSNDGNSYRLQSWLYASRLLQYADALEHLLSTGQGVVLERSIYSDFVFLEAMYNQGYIRKQCVDHYNEIKRLTLPEYLPPHAVIYIDVPVPEVQSRIQKKGDPHEMKVTSAYLQDIENAYKKTFLPKMSEMCEVLVYDSWEAEDPTKVVEDIEYLKYNKGPWLKQDDWTFHYLRMLVQDKTEVLNYTTIPVYLPEITIGAHQGSRIYNSFRELPGRKYAPGYNAEVGDKWIWLK; encoded by the exons ATGAAGCACTACCCAGAAGCAGGGATACAGTACTCAAGCACCACCACAGGCGATGGAAGGCCCCTCGACATAGAGTTTAGTGGCAGCTGTAGTTTAGAGAAATTTTATGATGATCCCAAGAGCAACGATGGCAACAGCTACCGCCTGCAGTCCTGGCTGTATGCCAGCCGCCTTCTTCAGTATGCAGATGCCCTGGAGCACCTGCTGAGCACAG GACAAGGTGTGGTCTTGGAGCGCTCCATCTACAGTGACTTTGTCTTCCTGGAGGCAATGTACAACCAGGGCTATATCCGAAAGCAGT GTGTGGACCACTATAATGAAATTAAGCGGCTCACTCTCCCGGAGTACCTGCCACCACACGCAGTCATCTATATCGATGTGCCCGTGCCGGAGGTACAGAGCAGGATCCAGAAGAAAGGAGAT CCACATGAAATGAAGGTCACCTCTGCCTATCTCCAGGACATCGAGAATGCGTACAAGAAAACCTTCCTCCCCAAAATGAG TGAAATGTGTGAGGTGTTGGTGTACGATTCCTGGGAAGCTGAAGACCCAACCAAG GTGGTAGAGGACATTGAATACCTTAAGTACAACAAAGGGCCTTGGCTGAAACAGGACGACTGGACCTTTCACTACCTGCGGATGCT GGTTCAGGATAAGACAGAAGTGCTGAATTACACGACCATTCCGGTCTACCTCCCAGAAATCACTATTGGAGCTCATCAGGGTAGCCGGATCTACAACAGCTTCAGAGAG CTGCCAGGCCGCAAGTATGCCCCTGGGTACAATGCCGAGGTGGGTGACAAGTGGATCTGGCTGAAGTGA